From Primulina huaijiensis isolate GDHJ02 chromosome 15, ASM1229523v2, whole genome shotgun sequence, one genomic window encodes:
- the LOC140959455 gene encoding uncharacterized protein, producing the protein MSPPPDPGRNNLPLEPPSHADQHTQISGHSETVCPVKSPIENTVFPTISSPSPVSRFSGDACPPLGSPTPPLSFPTLALTSCAPISPESSKNQSPPLFIVSSTGFCPIPAISGNLVSNGTPIWNPHGQTMIMPQRILLMLWVIXPIENTVFPTISSPSPVSRFPGDACPPLGSPTPPLSFPTLALTSCAPISPESSKNQSPPLFIVSSTGFCPIPAISGNLVSNGTPIWNPYGQTMIMPQIGAPMPFPSDGNFRSTFQGHYSSPAISSSVNYSGDLAPIFNSSAAYIPHVMGNVSLPSILSNSPENGNAQIPISSTFPADIFPEFSPPPPGSAGSDTGFLFTAKSPALGGAPMGKVRVNSVESPSRVQWVNSKIKPGASSVNVSPKVAVSPHVSFKDVLAPPSPRTVKNSFDDVLNSMEEILEPSFLDGKPGILFPDKVISSLIEPFKFALVGKISGNRSVVPNSMISVAFGKVGLVRPFNLKFLPRGFMVITLSCEEDYARLWARGNMMVGSLGIRFSKWTPEFKFQAELPIAPVWVRLPELPLHLYEKKSLCAIAKLLGKPIKVDDHTAEVSRGAYARVCVEINVLEPPVKHIWVGWGDHTQEIEVVYERIPSYCTDCKMLGHATSVCYSHGKNPRPTRAKSFAPVPPSQTAASGQSLQEGVISGDVQGSQDPDDETFVGPKRRSRRRPARRVPPAIVPTSGKAPSQSKSTSNAFDVLSPWQKEAQVFDSSALVGSTSEFGTHLGDVGVNITGGPPLEQAPSEGMDVVGLSSPTVVVSPLVLGGVSAQSGAKDLEEEDVTHFVDCTEVLGSPHAGMDTVFTEPVICLENHSCHSIPCDPPSPADASYLFTQLVDRQGSPVSERVVCERFVEDLDQGFDRHSEPGDGRASEDGVLDSDMPDVKKKRGRDDLPGSLRKRSGISAARSS; encoded by the exons ATGTCGCCGCCGCCGGATCCCGGCCGGAATAATTTACCATTAGAACCGCCTTCTCACGCTGATCAACATACTCAAATTTCAGGTCATTCGGAGACCGTTTGCCCCGTCAAATCGCCGATCGAAAATACTGTTTTTCCGACCATTTCTTCGCCGTCGCCGGTTTCTCGTTTTTCCGGCGATGCTTGCCCACCTCTTGGTTCGCCTACTCCTCCCCTCTCTTTTCCGACCCTTGCCCTGACGTCTTGTGCTCCCATTTCGCCGGAATCATCGAAAAACCAGTCGCCTCCACTGTTCATCGTCTCCTCCACTGGTTTTTGCCCGATTCCAGCCATCTCCGGTAATCTCGTTTCAAATGGAACCCCGATCTGGAATCCTCATGGCCAGACGATGATAATGCCTCAG CGTATACTCCTCATGTTATGGGTAATTNCGCCGATCGAAAATACTGTTTTTCCGACCATTTCTTCGCCGTCGCCGGTTTCTCGTTTTCCCGGCGATGCTTGCCCACCTCTTGGTTCGCCTACTCCTCCCCTCTCTTTTCCGACCCTTGCCCTGACGTCTTGTGCTCCCATTTCGCCGGAATCATCGAAAAACCAGTCGCCTCCACTGTTCATCGTCTCCTCCACTGGTTTTTGCCCGATTCCGGCCATCTCCGGTAATCTCGTTTCAAATGGAACCCCGATCTGGAATCCTTATGGCCAGACGATGATAATGCCTCAGATTGGAGCCCCAATGCCGTTCCCTAGCGACGGGAATTTTAGATCTACGTTTCAAGGTCACTATTCATCACCTGCGATTTCTTCTTCCGTCAATTACTCCGGTGATTTGGCTCCGATCTTCAATTCCTCTGCAGCGTATATTCCTCATGTTATGGGTAATGTTTCTCTTCCATCAATTTTATCAAACTCGCCGGAAAATGGAAACGCCCAAATTCCGATTTCCTCCACTTTTCCGGCTGATATTTTCCCCGAGTTCAGCCCTCCGCCGCCCGGTTCTGCTGGTTCCGACACCGGTTTCTTGTTCACCGCTAAGTCGCCGGCCCTCGGTGGTGCTCCGATGGGTAAGGTCCGAGTCAACTCGGTTGAGTCTCCTAGTCGAGTGCAGTGGGTCAACTCGAAAATCAAACCTGGTGCATCTTCGGTCAATGTAAGTCCGAAAGTTGCTGTTTCACCCCATGTTTCTTTTAAGGATGTTTTGGCTCCCCCATCTCCTCGTACGGTGAAGAATAGCTTTGATGATGTTCTCAACTCGATGGAGGAGATACTCGAGCCTTCTTTTTTGGATGGGAAACCGGGTATTCTATTCCCGGATAAGGTAATTTCATCACTTATTGAGCCATTTAAATTTGCATTGGTGGGTAAAATTTCTGGGAATCGGTCTGTGGTCCCCAATTCGATGATATCTGTTGCCTTTGGCAAAGTGGGTTTGGTTAGACCgttcaatttgaaatttttacccCGGGGTTTCATGGTCATTACTCTCTCTTGTGAAGAAGATTACGCACGTCTTTGGGCACGTGGTAATATGATGGTTGGTTCACTTGGTATTCGTTTCTCTAAATGGACCCCAGAATTCAAGTTTCAGGCGGAGTTGCCAATTGCCCCAGTTTGGGTTCGACTTCCGGAATTGCCCTTGCATTTATATGAGAAAAAAAGTCTTTGTGCTATTGCCAAGCTCTTGGGTAAGCCTATCAAAGTTGATGACCACACAGCTGAGGTGTCTCGTGGGGCCTATGCTCGTGTGTGTGTGGAAATTAATGTGTTAGAGCCTCCTGTCAAGCACATTTGGGTGGGCTGGGGTGATCACACTCAAGAGATTGAGGTTGTGTATGAGAGGATTCCGTCCTATTGCACTGATTGCAAAATGTTGGGACATGCGACGAGTGTTTGTTACTCACATGGCAAGAATCCCCGGCCGACCCGGGCTAAGTCTTTTGCTCCAGTCCCTCCGTCACAGACGGCTGCTTCGGGTCAGTCACTCCAGGAGGGTGTCATTTCTGGTGATGTCCAGGGATCCCAGGACCCCGATGATGAGACTTTTGTTGGTCCTAAGCGTCGTAGCAGGAGACGGCCAGCGCGTCGTGTTCCACCTGCTATAGTTCCCACTTCAGGGAAGGCTCCTTCACAGTCCAAGAGTACTTCGAATGCCTTTGATGTTCTTTCTCCTTGGCAGAAGGAGGCCCAGGTTTTTGATTCTAGTGCGTTAGTTGGTTCCACTTCTGAGTTTGGGACCCACTTAGGGGATGTGGGTGTTAATATCACCGGGGGTCCTCCTTTGGAGCAAGCCCCTTCCGAGGGTATGGATGTTGTAGGTTTGAGTTCACCCACCGTTGTTGTTTCCCCGTTGGTATTAGGTGGTGTGTCAGCCCAGTCTGGGGCTAAAGATTTGGAAGAGGAGGATGTCACTCATTTTGTTGATTGTACGGAGGTTTTGGGGTCTCCGCATGCTGGTATGGACACGGTGTTTACTGAACCCGTGATTTGTTTGGAGAATCATAGTTGTCACTCGATCCCTTGTGACCCTCCGTCCCCTGCTGATGCGTCTTATTTGTTTACTCAGTTGGTAGATAGGCAGGGGTCTCCTGTTTCTGAGAGGGTTGTTTGTGAGAGGTTTGTTGAGGATCTCGACCAGGGCTTTGATAGACATTCTGAACCAGGTGATGGCCGTGCGTCTGAGGATGGCGTTCTGGATTCAGATATGCCAGATGTTAAGAAAAAGAGGGGGAGGGATGACCTCCCTGGGTCGCTCAGGAAGCGATCGGGCATTTCTGCTGCCCGTTCATCATGA